The sequence TAGATAAATGGTTTAAACAATATTATAAAACAATTCGCTAATTTCGATTATTCGTAAATTTTACAAGAAGTTCAATTTTGTTAACTATTTTAGCAATAGCTAAAATGTGAATTGTGGACGGAACCGGGAATTCGGAAATATTATTAGTTTATTTAATTGGTACCATTGGCATGCTTTTGCTCGCTGGTGGCATTTTTTTCTTTTTTATAGCTTACCAGAAAAGGTTGTTGCAAAAACAGCTTGAATTGAATCGATTGGTTCGAAGCCAGCAAGAAGAAATTATAAAAAATACCATACTGGCTCAGGAAAATGAGCGAAAACGAATAGCTCGTGATCTGCATGATGAAGTTGGTGCCATGCTATCAGTTGTTAAGCTTAACGTGGGCCGAATTGAGAAAAAAACTGAGGAAGAAAAAGCCAAAGGCCTGGCAACCGAAACAAAATCTTACCTGGATGATGTAATTCTACAGGTACGCAGAATTTCACGCTCATTACTCCCTCCCTCGCTTGAAAAACTCGGATTATTTTATGCCATTGAAGAGCTTGCCAACTGGGTAAATAAATCTGATGAACTGAGCATTGAAACATGGAAAAGTGGCGAACAGTTTCGCTTTGAAAGTAGGCAGGAATTAGCTGTTTTTAGAATTGTTCAGGAATTGGTTAATAATGCTATTAAACATGCAAACGCAGAGAAGATTGAAATTAATCTTCGTTTTACAAAACAGAGATTGGCACTATCGGTAAGTGACAACGGGCAGGGATTTTTATTGGATGAACAAATGCAAACAGGACTTGGATTAAGAAACCTTGAAAGTCGGTCGGAAATGGCAAATTCCAAAATAAAATTAAAGTCATGGCCGGGAAAAGGTACGCGTGCAATTTTGTATATACAAACCAATGACAGAGAATAAAATAGACATAGTTGTTACCGATGACCATATGCTTTTTCGTAAAGGAATGATGGCCTTGCTGGAAGATTTTGAAATGGTTGGGAATATTTATGAGGCAGGTAATGGAGTTCAGCTATTAAAGTTGCTTGAAAGTATAGATAAGCTCCCGGATTTGATTTTACTTGATATTAACATGCCCGAAATGGATGGGGTGGAAGTCCTCAAATACCTGCACCGGGATTATCCGAAGATAAGTATCTTGATATTAAGTATGGAAGATGCACCATCATTGGTCGTTCATCTGATAAACGAAGGGGTAAATGGTTACTTGTTAAAAAGTGCAGACCCGGAGGAGCTGGAGTTGGCTGTAAAAAAAGTGATGAAAAATGATTTTTACTTTTCCGGTAGTTTGTCTGGAGCTGTTCTGCAAGGACTGAAAAGTACAACTTCGCATGATCTGGTAAAAAAGCTAAAACTAACAAAACGTGAACTTCAGGTACTTGAACTTCTCTGTGAGGAATTAACTGCCATCGAAATTGGTGAACGATTGGGGTTGAGTGCACGTACCATCGAAGGGCATAAGTATAACTTGCTGGAAAAAACAGAAACAAAAAATATGGCAGGTTTAGTAATCTTTGCTATTAAAAATAATTTGTACATCATATAAAGAAGGAGTGCTTATTTAGCACTCCTTCTTTTGGATAGCAACACTATATTTTATCAACGTGACTTAGGGAAAGAGGACAGTGTATGATGAAGTATCTTGTGTTGAAAGTTAGAAGATAAAAACATAGAAGAGTACATGAAGTCTAACTTTATGTATGTGAATGTGTTTAAAGAATTGAAATTTATTATACGCTTCATATTCATCAGTTGCATCCTTTTATGAATACAAAATTCTGAAATAAATTCAGAACATAACAGCGTATAATTACTCGATTTTAATCAGGTAAATCTACTTGGTTTTGCTTGCTCTCTGTCGGCAGGGCAAAAAAAGAGCCACTCCTAAGAGCAGCTCTTTTTTATATAGTCTGTGAAATTATATTACTTAATATTTGCCTGAGCAGCAGCTACGCGTGCAATTGGAACACGGTATGGAGAACAACTTACGTAGTCCATTCCAACACTGTCGCAGAACATCACTGATGAAGGTTCACCTCCGTGCTCACCACAAATACCAACTTTTAATTCAGGTTTTGTGCTGCGGCCTTTGGTTACACCCATTTCTACAATTTGTCCAACACCTTCCTGGTCAAGAACCTGGAAAGGATCATTTTTCAATATTCCTTTTTCAATGTAGATAGGCAAGAATTTACCGGCATCGTCGCGCGAGTAACCAAATGTCATCTGAGTAAGGTCGTTTGTACCGAACGAGAAGAATTCAGCAACTTCAGCAACTTTATCAGCAGTAGCTGCAGCACGAGGAATTTCAATCATTGTACCTACCATGTACTTACATTCGGCACCTTTTTCCTCGAATACTTTTTTAGCCGTAGCATGAATAATATCGGCCTGAAGTTTCAACTCTTTAACAGTACCAATAAGCGGCACCATAATTTCCGGACGGGCATCAACGCCTTTCTGAGTCAGGTTAACTGCGGCTTCAATAATTGCACGAGCCTGCATTTCTGTGATCTCAGGATAAGTATTACCTAAACGGCAACCGCGGTGACCCAGCATCGGGTTAAATTCGTGCAGGTCTTCAACCAGGGCTTTCACTTCGTCAACAGAAATTCCCATTTCATCGGCCATTTCTTTCTGGTTGGCTTCTTCATGTGGAACAAACTCGTGTAATGGCGGATCAAGTAAACGAATAGTTACGCCAAATCCTTCCATTGCTTCCAGAATTCCTTCGAAATCTTCACGCTGGTAAGGCAATAATTTATCTAATGCTTTGCGGCGATCAACTTCGGTTTTAGCCAAAATCATTTCACGCATCGCCTTAATTCTTTCGCCCTCGAAGAACATGTGCTCGGTACGACAAAGACCAATTCCCTGCGCTCCAAAGTCGCGAGCAACTTGTGCATCGGCAGGCGAGTCGGCATTAGTGCGAACAGTCATGCGAGTGAATTTATCGGCCAAGTCCATAATTTTAGCGAAGTTACCGCTCAATTCAGGATCCATCGTATCAACTTTACCATCGTAAACTTCACCGGTTGATCCATTCAATGAAATCCAGTCACCTTCCTTGAATTCTTTTCCGTCGATTGTCATCACGCGGGTTTTGTAATTAATTTTTACAGCACCTGCACCTGAAACACAACATTTACCCATTCCGCGGGCCACAACGGCAGCGTGCGAAGTCATTCCTCCACGAGCTGTTAAAATACCTTTGGCAATGTGCATCCCTTCCAAATCTTCAGGAGATGTTTCAACACGTACTAAAACTGATTCAGGATATTTATTAGCCTCGTCAGCAAAGAAAACAACCTGACCGGTTGCAGCTCCCGGCGATGCCGGTAGACCTTTAGCTAAAACGCTGGCAGATTTCATTGCGGCTGTGTCAAACACTGGGTGAAGCAATTCATCCAATTTAGCAGCATCAATTCGTTGCAGTGCTGTTTTTTCGTCAATGCGACCTTCTTCCAGCATTTCCATAGCAATGCGAACCATTGCTGCACCGGTACGTTTTCCGTTACGTGTTTGCAGTAACCACAATTTTCCTTCCTGAATGGTAAACTCAAGGTCTTGCATATCGCTGTAGTGGTCTTCCAGTTTTTGCTGAGTTTCGTTCAATTGTTTGTACATCTCAGGCATTGCTTCTTCCAGCGATGGATATTTAGAAGCTCTTTCTTCTTCGCTTACTCCCTGAAGAGCGGCCCATTTTTTTGAACCTTCAAGTGTAATTTCTTGCGGAGTACGGATACCTGCAACAACATCTTCTCCTTGTGCGTCAATAAGATACTCGCCATTAAAAATATCTTCTCCGGTAGCAGCGTCACGGGTAAATGCCACACCTGTACCTGAGTTAGCTCCCATGTTTCCGAATACCATGGCTTGTACGTTTACAGCTGTTCCCCACTCATCAGGAATTTGTTCCAAACGACGGTAAAGAATTGCACGGTCGTTATTCCAGCTATTAAATACTGCAGCTACTGAACCCCACAGTTGCTCCCATGGATCGGTTGGAAAGTCTTTTCCTGTAACTTTTTTAACTGCTGCTTTAAAACGTTTTACAAGTTCCTGCAAGTCTTCAGTTGTGAATTCAGTATCTAATGCGATACCTTTTTCTTCTTTTAGTTCGTCAATGATCTCTTCAAACGGATCATGTTCTTCTTTACTTGCGGGTTTCATTTCCATTACAACATCGCCGTACATTTGTACAAAACGACGATATGAATCCCAGGCAAAACGAGAATTACCCGATTTTTTTGCTATGCCTTCAACTGCATCATCATTCATCCCCAGGTTTAGAACAGTATCCATCATTCCAGGCATAGAAGCTCGTGCACCCGAGCGCACCGAAAGCAAACAAGGATTTTCTTTGCTCCCGAATTCTGTTTCTGTTAATTTTTCAACCAGTGCCACTGCGGCTTCAACTTCTGGCTTTATCAGGTCGAATGTGGCTTGCTGACCTTTTTCGTTGTACATGGTACAAACTTCTGTTGTAATCGTAAATCCGGGAGGAACAGGTACGCCAATAAGGTTCATCTCTGCAAGGTTTGCACCCTTACCTCCTAGAAGGTTTTTCATGTCTGCTTTACCTTCTGCCTGTCCGGCGCCGAAAGTATATACATGCTTTGTCATAAAATTGTAATTTTAGTTATAATATAAGAATTAGAATCATTAATGAAATGGATCGCTAAAGTAAACTTATTTTTCCAATTTAGAAAGTTTTTAAAGTAGTTTAATGCCTGTTTTAGAGGCACGTATCGAGCGATATTTAAATATTGTGCTATTTGTATATGTATAGTTGACTTTAGTAGCATTTTGTTTGATAAATATGCGTTTTTATGTGCTAAAAATTATTAGGTCTAATTAAATTTAGTTTATTCAAAGTTATGAAAATGCATGCTTTTTAACCAGTATTAGGTTCCTTATTTCAGAGAAAGCTAACCATTAACATTCTTTAACTTACGTTGAGACGAGTTAACTAAATTCCAACGTATTTTTGAGGTATAGAATTTGATTAGTTTAAGTGTTTTTTCATAGAGAATAGATTTGGTTAGGTTAGGAAACAGAGAT comes from uncultured Draconibacterium sp. and encodes:
- the ppdK gene encoding pyruvate, phosphate dikinase produces the protein MTKHVYTFGAGQAEGKADMKNLLGGKGANLAEMNLIGVPVPPGFTITTEVCTMYNEKGQQATFDLIKPEVEAAVALVEKLTETEFGSKENPCLLSVRSGARASMPGMMDTVLNLGMNDDAVEGIAKKSGNSRFAWDSYRRFVQMYGDVVMEMKPASKEEHDPFEEIIDELKEEKGIALDTEFTTEDLQELVKRFKAAVKKVTGKDFPTDPWEQLWGSVAAVFNSWNNDRAILYRRLEQIPDEWGTAVNVQAMVFGNMGANSGTGVAFTRDAATGEDIFNGEYLIDAQGEDVVAGIRTPQEITLEGSKKWAALQGVSEEERASKYPSLEEAMPEMYKQLNETQQKLEDHYSDMQDLEFTIQEGKLWLLQTRNGKRTGAAMVRIAMEMLEEGRIDEKTALQRIDAAKLDELLHPVFDTAAMKSASVLAKGLPASPGAATGQVVFFADEANKYPESVLVRVETSPEDLEGMHIAKGILTARGGMTSHAAVVARGMGKCCVSGAGAVKINYKTRVMTIDGKEFKEGDWISLNGSTGEVYDGKVDTMDPELSGNFAKIMDLADKFTRMTVRTNADSPADAQVARDFGAQGIGLCRTEHMFFEGERIKAMREMILAKTEVDRRKALDKLLPYQREDFEGILEAMEGFGVTIRLLDPPLHEFVPHEEANQKEMADEMGISVDEVKALVEDLHEFNPMLGHRGCRLGNTYPEITEMQARAIIEAAVNLTQKGVDARPEIMVPLIGTVKELKLQADIIHATAKKVFEEKGAECKYMVGTMIEIPRAAATADKVAEVAEFFSFGTNDLTQMTFGYSRDDAGKFLPIYIEKGILKNDPFQVLDQEGVGQIVEMGVTKGRSTKPELKVGICGEHGGEPSSVMFCDSVGMDYVSCSPYRVPIARVAAAQANIK
- a CDS encoding ATP-binding protein, encoding MNRLVRSQQEEIIKNTILAQENERKRIARDLHDEVGAMLSVVKLNVGRIEKKTEEEKAKGLATETKSYLDDVILQVRRISRSLLPPSLEKLGLFYAIEELANWVNKSDELSIETWKSGEQFRFESRQELAVFRIVQELVNNAIKHANAEKIEINLRFTKQRLALSVSDNGQGFLLDEQMQTGLGLRNLESRSEMANSKIKLKSWPGKGTRAILYIQTNDRE
- a CDS encoding response regulator transcription factor, producing the protein MTENKIDIVVTDDHMLFRKGMMALLEDFEMVGNIYEAGNGVQLLKLLESIDKLPDLILLDINMPEMDGVEVLKYLHRDYPKISILILSMEDAPSLVVHLINEGVNGYLLKSADPEELELAVKKVMKNDFYFSGSLSGAVLQGLKSTTSHDLVKKLKLTKRELQVLELLCEELTAIEIGERLGLSARTIEGHKYNLLEKTETKNMAGLVIFAIKNNLYII